TTTCGATCTGGTGTCTGTGGCAGATATTCAACTGTTACCCCTGTAGTTAGCTTAGGCTAGTTAGCAACTGATGCTAACTAAGCAccgatgctaatgctaactgaCCAGGCAGTGAACCTGTTAAATTATGCTCGACGAGTGGTCAGCGACCTGTAACTGCTCGGCGTTTGCCTCTGTCAGTGTGGAATATGTACAGAAATGATAAATTATTCGTTTTCGGACAGTGTTTAGACGACAGGCGACTTTACATGGCAGTGTTTTGCTGGGTATGGCGTTCAGGACATGTAACGTTAGAGCAATGTTACGTTAGCCTTACCGTTAGCTGTTGAGCCAAGCACTCTGGACCTTTCCTCCATAGGCAGCTTAATGTGTAACGTTACGTTAATTTAATGCCGTGTCACAACCAAACATGTAAGCTATTGGTTAGAGTTCAACAAGTGTATTTAATGATCAGAAGTAGATAGCGTAACGTTATGTATCTGCAgctaactttgttttgtttcatgttgACTGTCGGTGAGTTGGCTCGTCGTCggcgctaacgttagcttgcaaCGGCTCTGAGTCAATTGATAACCAGGGGCACTTGAAAGATCCGGGATCATGTTTTAGAGCGGATCTGGCCATGACTACTTTCCTGCTAACGTTAGGTCAactctttttgttgttgatttccctttaaatcttttCAAATTCTCAATGTCAGCCCGTGCTAGCTCCCCTGAACTTTCTCCTGACAGATGCACAAAGTAACGTTTTGTATCCGATCCGTATAATAATAACACAATCCGGACATAGATAGTGGTTTTACGATCTTATGATTTGTGTTTGCGGCGTCTTTATTAAAGTGTCACGACAACAACTAACGTTACCAACAAAAGCAATAGAGCTGCACAAATGTAGCTTAGTTAGTTAGCAGCAGGacttgtttgacattttgctcATTAACCGTTAGCTACATCAACGAGTTCCTGTTTGGGAAGTGCAATCTTAAAATCAGCTTTCGCTTTGTTTTACCAGATTAACTGTTCTCATCTGACCCAACCAATATATAACTATAACTGCAATGGCACCATGCTATTTGTCAATAGTTTCTAGAAGACACCATCAAAATGACCTTCTGGCAAAACCTGTGTGTGATCTATAGTAGGTGCTTTTTTAGATTAAGGATTTTTGATTTTCCTCTACTAGTGAAAAATGACCTTACTCAGCAGCTTGTCTTGTTTCAGTGATATTACCTTAagaattttgttttgatttttccCCTTAAGCAATTTGATTACCATGTAGTGGATATTTTCTTCTCATATGTGACATGTTTCAGTCccacagaataaaataaatgtttgcatcTATTTGTATGCTCATTTTTCCTCTAATTGAGTCGAGCACCAAGATCTTAAAGTAAAACCATTATACTAAGAGTGTGTGATGTAGTCAGACTTGGTATTCAGTACAATTGGTCAGTTGCTTTATTATTTGTCATAACATCCTTAAACTGATGTAGAAATTGCCACGTTGTAGCCTACTGTGCGTTTAAAGGATCATAGACCATTACACAAACATAGGTGTGGTAAAGCCCATCGGAGGCATGAGTAGCTTTTTGTTAACCACTccctctttccttttctctgttCAGCTTTGCCTGACTTTGGTTTCTTCAGTGAACATCTACTAGAGTGACGTGGTCCTCGGACCTGCTAGCTCTGCAACCATGCAGCCCCCTCCTCGGACTGGACCTCCAGGAGCCTCTGGCCCACCTCCTTCTGGGCCCAATATGTTCCGCAGGACCAGGCCTCACAAACATACAGCAGCGGCTACTGCCGCaatgccacctgctactcaacCCATGATGGACCCTTTTGCTTTTGTcagagctcctccccctatggCTGCAGGTGGTCTCCCAACAATACCCAACAGCAACCCTCCACCAATGCAAGCCCCACCAAACACCATGTACTCTCAAGCTGGCTCAGGGCTGCCTCCGCAACCACAGACACAGGAGGACGTCCCAGCTGCTCCCACTGGTCCCGCACCATCCTCTCTGCCAGGGGTGACATTGTTCAACCCTCACAGTACAGCATCTCCTGGTGTTTACCCAGCACCCAGTCCAGCAGGATATGCATCCTCACATAGTGAACAGGGCTATTTTAATTCAACAGAACAGACACCATCCATGGCCCCAGAGCCACCACCTGTGGCCTCGGCCCCAGCACCGGGTCAGACACCTTTTAACCAGGAATTTCAAGGACATCCACCTCCCCAGCCCGTGCCCTTCCAGCCTGTGCCTCCCGCCACCTCCTATTCCCAGTGGGCCCCTGATCACGGAAGTCGCCCTCCTTCAGTTCAGAACTATTTCCAGCCTACTAGTGACCCTCCATCACAACCTTTTAATTTACCTACGCAGACCCAGATGTACCCCTCCCACACCCCATCACCCCATCAGAACACCTCCACTCCTCCAACACAACCTGGACACCCCCAGAATcaggctcctcctcctctccacaaTCCTGTACAGGCCCCTAGCTCTCAATGGCCTGACCCAAATGCACCCCAGCAGCATAATTCTCACTTCCAGAGCTACTTCAGTCAGAGCTCTGCCCCACAGGACTCGTGGTTCAACCAACCTCCACAGGACTCAGGCTACCACCAAATGGGGACCAGCGTGGCCCATCCTCAGCCCGGGCCTGACTCTACTGGATCTCAGCATGCGTCCAACACTGGTCCTGGGCCTAGTTCTGCTCCTGCCCCAGTCCCATACTCTCAGGAGTCTGGTACACTGTCAATGTTCTTCAAAGACAATGATGTGGAAAATGAAGAAACACTGGCAGGAGAGAGAAATAAAGCAGTGAATGGTATTCCTGGATCTTTTCAGCATCACAGTAACCCACAGGCCCACAGTGGCCTTGCAGATGCACCTTTGGATTACCAAGGCCTCTCTCCGCAAGATCATTCACACCTACCGTACATGAATGATGGCAACCATGCGCCACAGGGAAGTACCCAGAAACCCCCTGATTCACAGTACGACCATGTGGAGAATTTGGAGTGTGTCCCGAACCTGGAAGTATTACCCAGTGAAACCCACGGCAGCCTTGCTGCCACTCCAGCCCATGGAGTAGACCAGTATGAAACCGGGCCTAACCTGGAGACTCCAGATTCTGTTCCAAGACCAATTAGATCTGCCAGTGTGTCATCCAACTATAGCAATATGAGCCATGGAAGTGGAGGTGGCACTCGTCGACATCATGGAGTAGTAGGTACCTTTATTCAGCAGGAGAGTCCTCGTCTCACTGATGATGCTAACCTGTCTGCTGCCACTGGAGGTTACTTTGAGCAGATTGACACTTCTCCAGCTGGAGATATGGGTGCACAACAGAGCTCCATGGAGCAGACTTGGCCTCCCACACCTAGCCCTCCCAAACCAACTGGTATCTTTCAGGCCAGTGCTAACAGCTCTTTTGAACCAGTGCGCTCACATGGGGTTGGAGTGCGTCCTGCTGAGGTCGATAGGGCTAAAATGGTAGCGGAAGGGGGTGCAGATTCTACACCTGGCAACCTGGAGCAGCCACCAGATAATATGGAAAATATTTATGGCCCAGGACACCCCTTGCCTGCTGGGGTGGGAGGTGGTGTTCCTCATCTACCACACCCAGTGGTTCATTCCCACTCTCGACCTTCATCCCGTGCTTTTGGGGCCAGTCGACCCTGTGAGAGCCCTGCCACTACTCTGTGGGCTCAGCATGATCCTCCTAGCTTGGGCGCTAACATCCTCCTAGCCCCTGCTGCCCCGACAGTTCTTGCCCCTTTACGAGAGCCTAGTGCTGATGTCATCCAACCCCCAGAGGATGGCCCACTGGACTTGCAGCCCTCCCAGAGAGTCCAGCCAACATCACAGCAGCACTCAGAGAACCTGGAGAACCCACCACAGGTGAGTGAGGCAGAGCCAACTGACTCTCAAGGCAACCTGGGCTATGCGTCTCTCCTTGTGTCCGACTCGCTCCACCAGCCTGTTTTAATTGCCCCGCCAGTATCTAATTACAGTGTGATTCCCCCCAGCACCCCTGCACAGGCACCCAGTCAAAGTAGCCTTAGGGAAACTACCCCCCCTGTGAGATCACTTGCACAGGGACAGGGTGCCAGTACCTCCCAACCAGCTTCAGTAAACTCAAATCAGAATCCAGTGTTTCCCCCTGGACCTGTAAGCTTCAGTTCGTCAGCCTCTAACCAAGGCCCGCTCAATCTGACCCGTGACAACATAGAAGCGGCAACATCAGACCCCACAGCTCCGCCGCAGTCTCAGCCAGTCCGCCCTCCTCTTTCAAGGGGCCAATCATTGGTTGGAGACAGCCACTCTGCTATCGGTGTTAATCCACAGGCTTCTCTGACTGCTCCTGTCTCTAATCATAATCAGCCATCAAATTATGAACTGCTTGATTTTTCTATGCACCAATCACAAGCCCAAAACCAAGCATCTGGCTACCCTTCTTCTCTGCACGAGTCTCCACAGTCTAGTAATGGATTTTACCTACAGGTCACCAAAGATGCTCAGCAGGGGGGAAGAGCGATAGGGAATGTCCCTGTCCAGACCCCGGCCTCTTCATCTACCCCACAGGTACCACCAGCATCCTCCCAAGCAGCTGCAAACACCCAGCCGCCAGCAGCGGCTGAACCTCCTAAAACATCTGATTCTCAAGCTGCACTGCAGGGACAAAATGATGCTCCTCCTGTTCCAGCAAGTGGAGCACAACCTCCCCGTGACCAGTATCCACCTCCAGCACAGGGGCCTGCTGCAGGGAGTGCCCCTCCTCCCGCTGCTGGATACCCTCCAGGGCCTCGAGGACCTGTACCTACAGGAGCTCCCCAGCCAGCTCCTGCAGAGCCACCTCGACCACCCTCCTCTGCAGGCAGCCAGCAAGGCTATGGGCCTCCTCCTGCAGTGCCTGGGCAGATGTATGGTGGCTATTATGGTAATTATGGAGAATACCCAGATAGCAGAGCAGCTTATCCTCCTGGCCAGTACCCACCTCCACCCGGGGATCCCAGAGCACAGCACTATTATCAAGTATGTGGAAAATCCTTCTCTTTTATGCTAGCTTGCAGAATGCGCAGGAAGAACCTGCATGAGCGACTGCTGCCATGAAATGTAAGAATTTGACCAGAAAGTCCCTTGTTGCTTTTATCTTTTAGGATGGTCCATACAGAGGTAGAGGAGATCCTTGGTATGGTAGATATGAAGGACAGTCTGCAGCGTATCGTGATCCAAACTACCAGTACAGAGAGCCTCAGCCAGAACGACCCAGCTCCAGAGCCAGTCAGTACTCTGACAGGCCCTCATCCAGGTGTGTGAAAGTGtttctctgtcctctgtggCATGTACCTCATGCCAAGTGagcacttttttattttgttgctcaTTTATTTGTGCAATTTTAAGTGTCTTACTTAATTAAGAGAATATTGAAAACTAGGGAAGGAATCCCTCTCGGCGAGTTTGGTTTTGTTCCGGATACGTGTGTGTTAAGTAAATATTTAGATGGTTATGGCACTTGACCTGTAAATCTCACCTTCTCCTTGCTTTTTCCCACAGGCAAGGCTATCCTGATGAGTACCAGAGAGCAAACCGAAGTGCCTACAATGATTATTATGCAGATTTCCCCAAGCACTATGATTATGGAGGTATGAGCCACAGAGTTAAAAGCTGTGATTGCTTACTAGAATCAATATCATGCATGAtccccttcttcttcctcactgCATTTGTTGTAATATAATTAGTTCACAAAACACAGTCTTCCTACATTTATAATGATTTTTGATATGAATCTAATGCTACTCCTCTCCATATTTTCTATCTGAAGCATACAATTACGGACAGTATGACCCGCGCTACAGAGGATACTATGATCAGTCCTACTGGGCTAGTTATGATGATGGctacagaggcagagacagctACTATAATCAACACCCGTATCCTGCCAGGTATGCAAAGAAAGCCATTTGTGTCCATGTGAATTACATTTATGCATACATGGTAATAGATGGAGCTGTATAAAAGTGTTGTAGCTGTTAATGGTGTATATTTTTTTGTCGACTGATGGAAAATTGATTCAATAGATTTAAAACAGAAGCCTCGTTAAGATTTACTTCTGATTTGCTTGTTACATTTATGGCTTTTCATTGACTACATTGTTGCACGTAGTTTTGTCAAATTGCTTCATGAAAATGTAATGCTGTAAACTTTACCCACAGGAAAGAGGGCTATGATGATCAGTGGCGGTACTATCCTGGCTATGATGCCAGTTTTGATGAAGATTACCGGCGACGTGGAGACGGCGACGACTTTGACCGACGCAGCGTCCACAGTGAGCGGTCGGCACACAGCGTGCACAGCTCCCACAGCCACCACAGCAGACGAAGCAGCTTCAGCTCACGATCACAACAGGTACATGTACAGATTTTTCTTGTATgtgttggctgtttttttttacctgttgcTATATTACAATACAGGGGCTCAAAGGCTGAGCCACTTGTTGTATCGTCTGTAAGGTGTACTTAATGTTTCTTTACATCCAAAATTAGCTGGAAAGAAAACAGGAATGTGTTTAACATTTGTTGTGGGGTTCCTGCACTCATAGCAAGCTCTAGCCACTAGAGCAACTCGGACACATCTTTTCCTACAGTACTGAAggcttactttttttttgttgcagagaATTGAAGAGATTTAGAAGATTGAATCACTAATTATgtagctacagccagcagctggttagcttccCATAGCATATAGACCAGAAACAGTGGGAAATGGCTTCTTAAAATCATATTCATAGACGTCAGAGTGATACTGACCTTCTTATCTAGTTCTTTGCAAGCAATCAAATAAGTGATTTTTCTAAAACCTGGAACTATTGCTTTAAGGGATGTTCTTCTGTTGTGGTTTATCACTTATAAAGGATGAAGCCAACATTCAGATAGTGGTTGGTTTCTTGTGACATCCCCTGAAGCATCTTCTCTCTACTGTTAGCTATGCTTTGCAGCAGTCGGATGATCATTCCTGGTTCTCAGCTGCTTTATTCAACAGTTCTTTGACAATTTTAAGATGAACTGTGTCACCTCTGTAGACAGCTGTGGACCAAGGCATCGCGTTTTGGGGTCGTGCGTTCATCTATCAGTCCCATTATTGTGAACATTTCAAGAATGCCTTGGGGAAATGTcatcaaactttgcacaaatgtccacttgaactcgaggatgaactgattagattttcatggttgaaggtcaaacgtcaaggtctctgtgacctcatgaaacacatttttggacCAAGCTCAAAAGCTCATCTTCAcggtgacatcataatgttctgcaaaaacattttttggctATTACAAGTCTTAACACAtgaacagaagggaagacatttggtcagattctGGACTGGTGTCAGTAATCTTTGGtacccaccttgaaactgtactgattgtgtagatcctctgtgctgccaggtcgaagatgtgtgtgaagcacattttagaatttgtagcttctttgcagcaacatccatatttgaagcttTGTCTTGGCCACATGTGAGTCTGgaaagacatggatgtaaactccAACTTGACtggcagaggcatacaactgcaaggcgGTAATTCTGGTTATGTAAGTCTCATGACACCTCGAGTGAGAAGTATGTGCTGATATTTGAGACTAACCCTCTGCTCTCATTCTAAATGCTTATTAGGACTGCACTATTTACTCCACACTTACACTGTTGTGACTTGCATAAAGTTTGCAGCATCATCCCAGTAACTATCAGCAGCACAGATATCGACCTGGCAGCTCATCtgaaatcaaaaatgtttttggtgtCATACTTAACAAATGGCTAACTCTGCTCACCGTaaagttgttttgaattttcttaACTGTTTTTTGCTCTTGAATATGTGTGCAACTTACAGTATGTGggtgtttgcttgttttatttgtcttcccATTTGATAATTAACTCTGTTTGTCTTCCCGCCCTGCAGAGCCAGGTATACAGAAGCCAGCCTGATATAGTGTCAGCAGTCTATGACACCACATCATCCACTTTGGCTGTGGACTACTCCTATGGACAGTACCCAAACCAGGCCGATGCCACCCAGAACTACAGCCAGTACCTCTATCCCTCTGAGTACCCCACAGAGAGCACCTGGATCGCCCCTGAGCAACGTAAGTACACAATGCTAAAGTTGTTATTTTTAGTGATTGGTAATGCTTAAAAAATACCAACAGATTAGACCAGCGTGTAGGCAAAAAGTAATTAAACTACAAGACTTTGAATATTATGTTGGTTCCTTCCTATGCCCACCTGCTCTTGGTCTTACTGATTTCTTCCGTGTAGCTCCTCCTCGTCCTGCAACCCCAGAGAAGTTCACCATACCCCACCGCTGTGCCCGCTTTGGACCTGGTGGTCATCTGGTCCAAGTTCTGCCCAATCTCCCCTCAGCTGGACAGCCTGCTCTCGTTGATATCCACAGCATGGAGGTACTTTTAAAAAAGATTGTATTCCAGTACCTTAATGTAGGAAGTTTTGGTCCATTgcgtttttttttcatgaagacCTAATGACAACAGGAAGGGATCTAAGTATAGGGTCTTTATTTTACTCTTACACTATTTCCACCATTCCCTCACACATAAAGACTAGTGCAATAGTTAAAGGGAACAAGGAACTGAAAACTatgtaaccagttactttacagtAAAATTTAGCAACCTGACTGCTTCTTTAGGCTCTTGAGAATATGTGAGACATGTTGCTTAACCTGACAGGAAAAAATTAGAACATGGTAGATTGTACATTTCCTCTGAACCATATCTGTATTTACAGACGATGCTGCAGGATACCCTGGATCAGACAGAGCTACGAGCTTTTCCAGGACCTCTTGTTAAGTAAGTGCATTTGCCCTTATTGTCCATCAAACATGGCTTTGAGTCACTGACATTCAAAGGACAAGCCTAGCAAAGTTATATATTTTCGATTTTGTTAACAAGTCTCATGAAAACACCAAAATCAGCAATGCATTATTCTGTCTCTCAGTACTTTACGACTTCCCTCACCTCTATGTCTCAGCCCGCAGTCCATTGATTCCCACTAAACATGTAAAACTAATGAACAGGTCAAGAACATCTAGTTTCTTTTCTTGGGCTTTGGCTACACAGACAATACTTGTTGCTAACCCGTTGCACTTCTTGTGTCCTGTCCATCAGGGAGGAGACTCATAAAGTGGACGTGATAAAGTTCTCCCAGAACAAAGCGCTGGAGTGTTCTCGTGACAACAACCTGTTGGACAGGGACTCTGCGCGCCTGCTTTGGGAATTCATCATGCTACTCTGTAGACAGAATGGGGTAAGTCTATGTGAACAGAACTTGGAATTTGTCAAAGTAGGAATGTAACTTGACATACTTGCCTGAAACAACTGTCTCATTGCCATACTTTGTTTCTAAAGACCGTGGTCGGCACGGACATCGCTGACCTCTTGCTGAAGGAGCATCGTTCTGTCTGGCTTCCCGGCAAAAGTCCTAATGAAGCCAACTTGATTGATTTTAACAATGAGCCACTGGCACGAGCTGAGGAAGAGCCGGGAGCTGGACCACTGTCCCTGCTATCGGACACCTTCATGACTGTACCAGAGAACCTTGGCAAAGAAACAGAACGCTTCAGGGAGCTGTTACTGTTTGGCCGCAAGAAGGTAAAGAAATACCTTCTTTAACTATTGTAGAGTCATTTAACTAGTATCCTGTGAAATCTGAAATGTCTTCGTCTGTGAAATAGGATGCGCTCGAAGCAGCTATGAAGGGAGGGCTCTGGGGACATGCCCTGCTGTTGGCTAGTAAGATGGACAACAGAACACATGCACGTGTCATGACAAGGTAAAGCACCACTGACATAAAAGGTTGTGATTCATAAACTTGGCTGCATATTTATTCTGTGAATGTTTTTACAGATTCGCAGAGGTACCATTAATTTGTCTATCTTTGTTGTTTAGGTTTGCCAACAGTTTGCCGATCAATGACCCTCTGCAGACGGTGTACCAGCTGATGTCAGGGAGAATGCCTGCATCAGCCACTGTAAGTATTGCGTCAAACCCCCTTCAGTTAACCCCTCGCTTTTTTTCACAATTATTCTTAAGGAGTTGCATAGTTAGTGTTTTGcaggtgtgtttttattaccaCTTCAGTtgagatatatttttttattgatatagTGCTGTGGCGAGGAGAAGTGGGGTGACTGGCGCCCTCACCTGGCCATGGTGTTGTCTAACCTCACGCACACTCTGGATCTGGATACTCGCACAATTACCACCATGGGTGACACTCTCGGTACGATATAATCAAAAAGGCAGTCTCAACAAAAAACGTTGTTGCATGCTTCACCATAACAAACATATTACCTCACGTTCTGTCTGCACACTTTTTGTGTCGTTGCAGCTTCCAAGGGGCTTATTGATGCCGCACACTTCTGCTACTTGATGGCCCAAGTTGGTCTGGGAGTTTATACGAAGAAGAGCACCAAGATGGTTCTGATTGGCTCCAATCACAGGTTAGAGACAGAGGCaggaacatacacacacacacacacacacacacacattatatgaGCATTATATCCCACAATACAGTTTGCACATAATATGCCTTACAGATAAttttatctttgtctttttacttcAGTTTTCCCTTCTACCAATTTGCGTCCAATGAAGCAATCCAGAGGACTGAGGCCTATGAGTATGCTCAATCACTGGGCTCCCAGCCGTGCTCACTGCCCAATTTCCAGGTATATTTTTTTGGTATTTACTGACAATAAGTCACGATATCAGTACTAATACCAGTACTAGCACCCTTGAAGAAACCAATACCAATAGAGAACTGCATTTGATACCTtctttattgtactttattgtACTGTGAACATTTTGGTGACATCTCGGTGCGCTGAACTGCAGACTCCATCGAATACACCACGCTTGACTTCAACACACCACacactgtatgggttgtagatGCGGTGGTAGTTAT
The sequence above is drawn from the Epinephelus fuscoguttatus linkage group LG18, E.fuscoguttatus.final_Chr_v1 genome and encodes:
- the sec16a gene encoding protein transport protein Sec16A isoform X1; translated protein: MQPPPRTGPPGASGPPPSGPNMFRRTRPHKHTAAATAAMPPATQPMMDPFAFVRAPPPMAAGGLPTIPNSNPPPMQAPPNTMYSQAGSGLPPQPQTQEDVPAAPTGPAPSSLPGVTLFNPHSTASPGVYPAPSPAGYASSHSEQGYFNSTEQTPSMAPEPPPVASAPAPGQTPFNQEFQGHPPPQPVPFQPVPPATSYSQWAPDHGSRPPSVQNYFQPTSDPPSQPFNLPTQTQMYPSHTPSPHQNTSTPPTQPGHPQNQAPPPLHNPVQAPSSQWPDPNAPQQHNSHFQSYFSQSSAPQDSWFNQPPQDSGYHQMGTSVAHPQPGPDSTGSQHASNTGPGPSSAPAPVPYSQESGTLSMFFKDNDVENEETLAGERNKAVNGIPGSFQHHSNPQAHSGLADAPLDYQGLSPQDHSHLPYMNDGNHAPQGSTQKPPDSQYDHVENLECVPNLEVLPSETHGSLAATPAHGVDQYETGPNLETPDSVPRPIRSASVSSNYSNMSHGSGGGTRRHHGVVGTFIQQESPRLTDDANLSAATGGYFEQIDTSPAGDMGAQQSSMEQTWPPTPSPPKPTGIFQASANSSFEPVRSHGVGVRPAEVDRAKMVAEGGADSTPGNLEQPPDNMENIYGPGHPLPAGVGGGVPHLPHPVVHSHSRPSSRAFGASRPCESPATTLWAQHDPPSLGANILLAPAAPTVLAPLREPSADVIQPPEDGPLDLQPSQRVQPTSQQHSENLENPPQVSEAEPTDSQGNLGYASLLVSDSLHQPVLIAPPVSNYSVIPPSTPAQAPSQSSLRETTPPVRSLAQGQGASTSQPASVNSNQNPVFPPGPVSFSSSASNQGPLNLTRDNIEAATSDPTAPPQSQPVRPPLSRGQSLVGDSHSAIGVNPQASLTAPVSNHNQPSNYELLDFSMHQSQAQNQASGYPSSLHESPQSSNGFYLQVTKDAQQGGRAIGNVPVQTPASSSTPQVPPASSQAAANTQPPAAAEPPKTSDSQAALQGQNDAPPVPASGAQPPRDQYPPPAQGPAAGSAPPPAAGYPPGPRGPVPTGAPQPAPAEPPRPPSSAGSQQGYGPPPAVPGQMYGGYYGNYGEYPDSRAAYPPGQYPPPPGDPRAQHYYQDGPYRGRGDPWYGRYEGQSAAYRDPNYQYREPQPERPSSRASQYSDRPSSRQGYPDEYQRANRSAYNDYYADFPKHYDYGAYNYGQYDPRYRGYYDQSYWASYDDGYRGRDSYYNQHPYPARKEGYDDQWRYYPGYDASFDEDYRRRGDGDDFDRRSVHSERSAHSVHSSHSHHSRRSSFSSRSQQSQVYRSQPDIVSAVYDTTSSTLAVDYSYGQYPNQADATQNYSQYLYPSEYPTESTWIAPEQPPPRPATPEKFTIPHRCARFGPGGHLVQVLPNLPSAGQPALVDIHSMETMLQDTLDQTELRAFPGPLVKEETHKVDVIKFSQNKALECSRDNNLLDRDSARLLWEFIMLLCRQNGTVVGTDIADLLLKEHRSVWLPGKSPNEANLIDFNNEPLARAEEEPGAGPLSLLSDTFMTVPENLGKETERFRELLLFGRKKDALEAAMKGGLWGHALLLASKMDNRTHARVMTRFANSLPINDPLQTVYQLMSGRMPASATCCGEEKWGDWRPHLAMVLSNLTHTLDLDTRTITTMGDTLASKGLIDAAHFCYLMAQVGLGVYTKKSTKMVLIGSNHSFPFYQFASNEAIQRTEAYEYAQSLGSQPCSLPNFQVFKLIYACRLAEAGLSAQAFNYCEVISRNVLMQPSYYSPVFISQIIQMSEKLRFFDPQLKEKPEQELFNEPEWLIHLRQLDRQIRTGEFTCNEDRATPAQFDCSSPSSESDEPSPPEPYSMPVELDGPTPDNPLMSSLLPGPPPQGVQLMPPAPTSILQDGMAPPQPLPPTDVPQFYPVPPSGPPGQMPISGYPPQDPGFAHPPFQPQSEQIDMFPGAHQSHQQQCPPPPQVGQMSPHMSPTQVPHSPVRINPPPLQMPQHMPQHIPQHMPPSPGHMPHVEQMSHAPPEMHPAQPMSSSPPSGSFTPDLYDHMAQLGAGRRSRTTSQSSMHMVSGRRSRTTSESSTHSGGRERSNSAAMQASPPPPSIPEQPSREEAKKVKKDSPKKGGGGGGGGGSSWIKWPWRRKNEAHLPDDNNKSIVWDENKQKWVDLNEPEEESKPPPPPPSGFPKMPQMPGPGGPASPPSGGPPVNMFSRRAGTKSRYVDVLNPSRISKPGGLAPAPADIFAPLAPMPMPANLFVPSSAPDDQQPLEGSEGGNQEQNSPNTSAAPQMFNPTLLPPAPEGPPVPDGSQSGELSRSSSMSSLSREVSQHLNQSHPAQGAPPTGGVTFYNPAQFAQTSAPSGGGHRPGRLGGQRQYPVMK
- the sec16a gene encoding protein transport protein Sec16A isoform X3, yielding MQPPPRTGPPGASGPPPSGPNMFRRTRPHKHTAAATAAMPPATQPMMDPFAFVRAPPPMAAGGLPTIPNSNPPPMQAPPNTMYSQAGSGLPPQPQTQEDVPAAPTGPAPSSLPGVTLFNPHSTASPGVYPAPSPAGYASSHSEQGYFNSTEQTPSMAPEPPPVASAPAPGQTPFNQEFQGHPPPQPVPFQPVPPATSYSQWAPDHGSRPPSVQNYFQPTSDPPSQPFNLPTQTQMYPSHTPSPHQNTSTPPTQPGHPQNQAPPPLHNPVQAPSSQWPDPNAPQQHNSHFQSYFSQSSAPQDSWFNQPPQDSGYHQMGTSVAHPQPGPDSTGSQHASNTGPGPSSAPAPVPYSQESGTLSMFFKDNDVENEETLAGERNKAVNGIPGSFQHHSNPQAHSGLADAPLDYQGLSPQDHSHLPYMNDGNHAPQGSTQKPPDSQYDHVENLECVPNLEVLPSETHGSLAATPAHGVDQYETGPNLETPDSVPRPIRSASVSSNYSNMSHGSGGGTRRHHGVVGTFIQQESPRLTDDANLSAATGGYFEQIDTSPAGDMGAQQSSMEQTWPPTPSPPKPTGIFQASANSSFEPVRSHGVGVRPAEVDRAKMVAEGGADSTPGNLEQPPDNMENIYGPGHPLPAGVGGGVPHLPHPVVHSHSRPSSRAFGASRPCESPATTLWAQHDPPSLGANILLAPAAPTVLAPLREPSADVIQPPEDGPLDLQPSQRVQPTSQQHSENLENPPQVTKDAQQGGRAIGNVPVQTPASSSTPQVPPASSQAAANTQPPAAAEPPKTSDSQAALQGQNDAPPVPASGAQPPRDQYPPPAQGPAAGSAPPPAAGYPPGPRGPVPTGAPQPAPAEPPRPPSSAGSQQGYGPPPAVPGQMYGGYYGNYGEYPDSRAAYPPGQYPPPPGDPRAQHYYQDGPYRGRGDPWYGRYEGQSAAYRDPNYQYREPQPERPSSRASQYSDRPSSRQGYPDEYQRANRSAYNDYYADFPKHYDYGAYNYGQYDPRYRGYYDQSYWASYDDGYRGRDSYYNQHPYPARKEGYDDQWRYYPGYDASFDEDYRRRGDGDDFDRRSVHSERSAHSVHSSHSHHSRRSSFSSRSQQSQVYRSQPDIVSAVYDTTSSTLAVDYSYGQYPNQADATQNYSQYLYPSEYPTESTWIAPEQPPPRPATPEKFTIPHRCARFGPGGHLVQVLPNLPSAGQPALVDIHSMETMLQDTLDQTELRAFPGPLVKEETHKVDVIKFSQNKALECSRDNNLLDRDSARLLWEFIMLLCRQNGTVVGTDIADLLLKEHRSVWLPGKSPNEANLIDFNNEPLARAEEEPGAGPLSLLSDTFMTVPENLGKETERFRELLLFGRKKDALEAAMKGGLWGHALLLASKMDNRTHARVMTRFANSLPINDPLQTVYQLMSGRMPASATCCGEEKWGDWRPHLAMVLSNLTHTLDLDTRTITTMGDTLASKGLIDAAHFCYLMAQVGLGVYTKKSTKMVLIGSNHSFPFYQFASNEAIQRTEAYEYAQSLGSQPCSLPNFQVFKLIYACRLAEAGLSAQAFNYCEVISRNVLMQPSYYSPVFISQIIQMSEKLRFFDPQLKEKPEQELFNEPEWLIHLRQLDRQIRTGEFTCNEDRATPAQFDCSSPSSESDEPSPPEPYSMPVELDGPTPDNPLMSSLLPGPPPQGVQLMPPAPTSILQDGMAPPQPLPPTDVPQFYPVPPSGPPGQMPISGYPPQDPGFAHPPFQPQSEQIDMFPGAHQSHQQQCPPPPQVGQMSPHMSPTQVPHSPVRINPPPLQMPQHMPQHIPQHMPPSPGHMPHVEQMSHAPPEMHPAQPMSSSPPSGSFTPDLYDHMAQLGAGRRSRTTSQSSMHMVSGRRSRTTSESSTHSGGRERSNSAAMQASPPPPSIPEQPSREEAKKVKKDSPKKGGGGGGGGGSSWIKWPWRRKNEAHLPDDNNKSIVWDENKQKWVDLNEPEEESKPPPPPPSGFPKMPQMPGPGGPASPPSGGPPVNMFSRRAGTKSRYVDVLNPSRISKPGGLAPAPADIFAPLAPMPMPANLFVPSSAPDDQQPLEGSEGGNQEQNSPNTSAAPQMFNPTLLPPAPEGPPVPDGSQSGELSRSSSMSSLSREVSQHLNQSHPAQGAPPTGGVTFYNPAQFAQTSAPSGGGHRPGRLGGQRQYPVMK